From a region of the Methanolobus tindarius DSM 2278 genome:
- a CDS encoding chemotaxis protein CheW: MEDTISNATPGDMLQVVVFQLAGEEFGMDISSVKEIIRVPELVQIPQTPDYVEGIVNIRGDIIVAVNIANMFNVEMKEQDHNSRIIVTELEDIIVGLMVDSVSEVLRIPSTDIDPAPEMLISGKSSKCVKGVGKLENRILLLIDSRNILGKDEQLNIVKSGYQDIVSE; the protein is encoded by the coding sequence ATGGAAGATACGATTTCAAATGCAACTCCTGGAGACATGCTCCAGGTAGTTGTTTTTCAACTTGCCGGTGAAGAATTCGGAATGGATATTTCCAGCGTTAAGGAAATAATACGCGTTCCTGAACTGGTACAAATTCCACAGACACCGGATTATGTTGAAGGGATTGTCAACATACGCGGCGATATAATTGTAGCTGTAAATATTGCAAATATGTTTAATGTAGAAATGAAAGAACAGGATCACAATTCACGTATAATTGTCACGGAACTTGAAGATATAATTGTAGGACTTATGGTTGATTCTGTCAGTGAAGTACTCAGGATTCCTTCTACTGATATTGACCCGGCACCTGAAATGCTCATTTCCGGTAAAAGTTCAAAGTGTGTAAAAGGTGTAGGCAAACTTGAGAATCGCATTCTCTTATTAATAGATTCCAGAAATATATTAGGAAAAGATGAACAATTGAATATTGTCAAATCCGGGTATCAGGATATTGTTTCTGAATAA